In Verrucomicrobia bacterium CG1_02_43_26, one genomic interval encodes:
- a CDS encoding sodium:calcium symporter, with amino-acid sequence MSQKDSWNSKIGVIMAVAGGAVGLGNFLRFPGQVAQYGGGAFMIAYFVSLLIIGLPIGWAEWTMGRFGGKKGFSAAPGVFNLIWGRPFAKYFGILAIIIPLGIFTYYVYIQAWCLGYAVNYLFGMFDFKNIAEAQTFWENFVGVHEDGSALGFGMQKVGGYILIAFIIDFFLIFRGVSKGIEFFTKRAIPLLIFIAIIITIRVLTLGTPDPQTPENNINNGLGFMWNPNKAVLQSWNTEQSTWENQYQVIGEIAQKDAQTLVATSPDSYKIEETTIWDQLKRPRLWLAAASQIFLSLCLGAGLIIVYASYMKKDDDVVLSNVSSTSANEFSEVALGGLMTIPAGFAFLGAASVQNAGTFGLGFNVLPMVFAKMPLGQLFGFLFFFLLFLASVSATLAMLQPGKAFLQEVLGWGHKRTIALLFAITASSACIVFWYTKGLKALDTFDFWITFLMFVMVTFEIITFSWGMGAKKGMKEANRGSAFPIPKFFYPIFKYICPIFLLTVFVLWVLLDALGLGGQGIDHRIVDLFGGNGQKPDPVAWLCVGNILFLATLYIFIVAKSKRYKKGFFGMKWGKK; translated from the coding sequence ATGTCACAAAAAGACTCATGGAACTCTAAAATAGGAGTCATTATGGCCGTGGCCGGTGGCGCGGTTGGTTTAGGCAACTTTCTTCGTTTTCCCGGGCAAGTCGCCCAATACGGTGGCGGTGCCTTCATGATCGCCTACTTCGTCTCATTACTCATCATCGGTCTCCCGATCGGTTGGGCAGAATGGACTATGGGGCGTTTCGGCGGCAAAAAGGGTTTCTCAGCAGCCCCTGGCGTATTTAATCTTATTTGGGGGCGCCCATTTGCTAAATACTTTGGTATCCTCGCCATTATTATCCCCCTAGGTATTTTCACGTACTATGTCTACATACAAGCCTGGTGCTTGGGCTACGCAGTCAATTACCTCTTTGGTATGTTCGACTTTAAAAACATTGCCGAAGCCCAAACTTTCTGGGAAAACTTCGTAGGCGTGCATGAAGACGGCTCCGCACTTGGCTTTGGCATGCAAAAGGTAGGAGGTTATATTCTCATCGCCTTTATAATAGACTTTTTTCTTATCTTTCGCGGGGTCTCCAAGGGCATAGAATTCTTTACCAAACGCGCTATCCCACTGCTCATTTTCATCGCAATCATTATTACCATACGAGTCCTTACACTGGGTACTCCTGATCCTCAAACCCCTGAAAACAATATCAACAATGGCCTCGGCTTCATGTGGAATCCCAATAAAGCTGTTTTACAATCCTGGAATACAGAACAGAGCACATGGGAAAACCAATATCAGGTAATCGGCGAAATCGCCCAAAAGGATGCTCAAACACTGGTAGCAACCAGCCCTGATTCCTACAAAATTGAGGAGACTACTATCTGGGATCAACTCAAGCGCCCACGTCTCTGGTTAGCCGCGGCTTCTCAAATATTTCTCTCGCTCTGTCTCGGCGCAGGCTTAATCATTGTCTACGCCAGTTATATGAAGAAAGACGATGATGTGGTTCTCAGCAACGTCAGTTCCACAAGCGCCAATGAGTTCTCAGAAGTAGCATTGGGCGGTCTCATGACGATTCCTGCCGGGTTTGCATTCCTAGGAGCGGCTAGTGTTCAAAACGCCGGCACATTTGGCCTAGGTTTCAACGTCCTGCCTATGGTTTTCGCCAAAATGCCCCTAGGGCAACTCTTCGGCTTTCTCTTCTTTTTCCTCCTTTTCTTAGCATCCGTCTCCGCCACCTTAGCCATGCTTCAACCTGGTAAAGCCTTTCTTCAAGAAGTTCTAGGCTGGGGGCATAAGCGTACAATCGCTCTACTCTTTGCCATCACGGCTTCAAGCGCGTGCATCGTATTCTGGTACACCAAAGGGCTTAAGGCATTGGACACCTTTGACTTCTGGATAACGTTCCTCATGTTCGTCATGGTAACATTTGAAATCATCACTTTCTCTTGGGGCATGGGCGCCAAAAAAGGCATGAAAGAAGCGAACCGCGGTTCCGCTTTCCCTATACCTAAATTTTTCTACCCGATTTTCAAATACATCTGCCCTATTTTCCTCTTAACGGTATTCGTCCTATGGGTTCTCTTAGACGCCCTAGGCCTAGGAGGACAAGGCATAGACCACCGCATCGTAGATCTCTTCGGTGGCAACGGCCAAAAACCAGATCCAGTTGCCTGGCTCTGCGTAGGCAATATCCTCTTCCTAGCAACCCTTTACATCTTCATCGTTGCCAAATCCAAACGCTATAAGAAGGGCTTCTTTGGCATGAAGTGGGGCAAAAAATAA
- a CDS encoding RNA polymerase sigma factor RpoD, protein MAKAKETKKKQVVKKKAPVAKKTAKKSVVAKANTAKKKVAVKKPVAKKVASVKKQVVKKSAVAKPKATKKKVTVKKPVAKKATVAKKVVRSKAKEVARDKKVSAKKSKVLEKKVSQSKKVVAKKGKDTKPVVAKKVTKPPVPAKKAIQEKAHDKNNSAKMKEFDNKKASKKPFVAAPVEEKQKKGDTKGLGNKVTAKKIEVEIEDAERGDGDDGNDGKLNEKIKQLISHAKSQGYLTVQDINESLPEGINNPEEIENVISILENLEIDILDTEEIEHYKARMQQTEDKMMKSAQGDVLDDPVRMYLKQMGQVPLLTREQEVDISKRIEKADSDAQTALFSVPLTAKFQIELAEKLANREERFDRVILDKKIDSREEYFETLPKTIEEAKALLIKTDKAWKELQAAPVKSKKAIQTRYNKYTEQLKEVLKKFYFKLKVFEEHLDSLVPVVHEIEDAYNKIAIAEKSSSIRAKNIDVKALKAKLKGFEAEYQMDPEAFVKMIRFVRKNLADSHQAKTEMVEANLRLVISIAKKYTNRGLSFLDLIQEGNMGLMKAVEKFEYRRGYKFSTYATWWIRQAITRSIADQARTIRIPVHMIETLNKVIQVQKQLLQELGHEPTPEEVAEEMEMPVEKVQSIMKMAQQPISLQSPVGESDDTNFGDFIEDKGAENPYDMTAFSLLREKILDVLSSLTERERKVLSLRFGLADGYSRTLEEVGQLFKVTRERIRQIEAKALRKMRHPTRLRQLHGFFEGDTDTSGPGFDAFSQS, encoded by the coding sequence ATGGCGAAAGCAAAAGAGACCAAAAAGAAGCAAGTAGTAAAAAAGAAGGCACCTGTGGCAAAAAAGACCGCAAAGAAGAGTGTCGTGGCGAAGGCAAATACTGCGAAGAAAAAAGTTGCTGTGAAGAAGCCTGTCGCGAAAAAGGTTGCGAGTGTAAAAAAACAGGTTGTAAAGAAGAGCGCCGTGGCGAAGCCCAAGGCTACGAAGAAAAAAGTTACCGTGAAGAAACCTGTTGCGAAAAAGGCTACCGTGGCAAAGAAAGTTGTGCGGAGTAAGGCAAAGGAAGTAGCGCGGGATAAGAAGGTGTCTGCGAAGAAGAGTAAAGTTTTGGAGAAAAAAGTTTCTCAATCGAAGAAGGTGGTTGCCAAGAAAGGCAAGGATACGAAGCCTGTGGTAGCAAAAAAGGTTACTAAGCCTCCGGTGCCAGCGAAGAAAGCTATTCAGGAGAAAGCGCACGATAAAAATAATAGTGCCAAGATGAAAGAATTTGATAACAAAAAGGCAAGTAAGAAGCCTTTTGTGGCGGCTCCTGTTGAGGAGAAGCAAAAGAAGGGGGATACTAAAGGGTTGGGTAATAAAGTGACTGCAAAAAAGATTGAAGTTGAGATTGAGGATGCTGAACGTGGTGACGGCGATGACGGTAATGATGGTAAGTTGAATGAGAAGATCAAGCAGCTGATTAGCCATGCGAAATCCCAGGGGTATTTGACCGTTCAGGATATTAATGAGTCCCTTCCAGAAGGGATTAATAATCCTGAAGAGATTGAGAATGTTATTTCTATTTTAGAGAATCTGGAAATTGATATTCTGGATACGGAAGAAATAGAGCATTACAAAGCGCGGATGCAGCAGACTGAAGATAAGATGATGAAGTCTGCCCAAGGGGATGTGCTTGATGATCCTGTTCGGATGTATTTGAAACAGATGGGCCAAGTACCTCTATTGACACGTGAGCAGGAGGTCGATATTTCCAAGCGCATTGAGAAGGCCGATAGTGATGCACAGACAGCTCTGTTTTCCGTGCCCTTGACGGCGAAGTTTCAGATTGAGCTGGCTGAAAAGTTGGCTAATCGAGAAGAGCGTTTTGACCGTGTTATTTTAGACAAGAAGATTGATAGCCGAGAGGAGTACTTTGAGACGCTCCCCAAGACGATTGAAGAAGCGAAAGCTTTGTTGATTAAAACAGACAAAGCATGGAAAGAACTTCAGGCGGCTCCGGTGAAGAGTAAAAAAGCAATTCAGACGCGTTATAATAAATATACAGAACAGTTAAAAGAAGTCCTCAAGAAATTTTACTTCAAGCTAAAAGTGTTTGAAGAGCATTTGGATAGCCTTGTGCCTGTTGTGCATGAGATTGAAGATGCTTATAACAAGATAGCGATCGCAGAGAAATCCTCATCAATTCGCGCGAAGAACATAGACGTTAAAGCCTTGAAAGCTAAATTGAAAGGGTTTGAAGCGGAGTACCAGATGGATCCCGAAGCGTTTGTGAAGATGATACGTTTTGTGCGCAAGAACCTGGCGGATTCTCACCAAGCAAAGACGGAGATGGTGGAAGCTAATTTGCGCCTAGTAATTAGTATTGCAAAGAAGTACACGAATCGCGGTTTGTCTTTCCTGGATCTGATTCAGGAAGGTAATATGGGCTTGATGAAAGCGGTGGAGAAGTTTGAGTATCGCCGTGGGTATAAGTTTTCAACGTATGCTACGTGGTGGATACGCCAAGCGATTACCCGTTCGATTGCAGACCAAGCGCGGACGATTCGTATACCGGTGCATATGATTGAGACGTTGAACAAGGTGATCCAGGTGCAGAAGCAATTGTTGCAGGAATTGGGGCATGAGCCGACTCCTGAAGAAGTAGCGGAAGAAATGGAAATGCCGGTTGAGAAAGTGCAATCTATCATGAAAATGGCACAACAACCGATATCCCTGCAGAGCCCAGTGGGGGAGAGCGATGATACGAATTTTGGTGACTTTATTGAAGACAAAGGCGCTGAGAACCCGTATGACATGACCGCCTTCAGTTTGTTGCGCGAGAAGATACTTGATGTGCTTTCCAGCTTGACGGAGCGTGAGCGTAAGGTGCTTTCCCTTCGATTTGGTTTAGCGGACGGTTATAGCCGGACGTTGGAAGAAGTCGGACAGCTCTTTAAAGTAACGCGTGAGCGGATTCGCCAGATTGAGGCCAAGGCTTTGCGTAAGATGCGCCACCCGACCCGTTTGCGCCAATTGCACGGTTTCTTTGAAGGTGATACGGATACCTCTGGACCTGGCTTTGATGCGTTTTCACAGAGTTAA
- a CDS encoding 30S ribosomal protein S1: protein MEKLLKQSGIGALKEGSIIKGTITEIRPNEVVIDIGAKSEGIIPAHEFIDTSELSIGSDVEVFLEKIENKDGYPVISFDKAEQKKNWENILNKCQEGTIIPGRIKSKVKGGLIVSIGVDAFLPASQIDIQPPKNLDQYVGQTYDFKILKINLDRKNIVVSRRELIEEQRQVKRRKLLDEVKVGETCRGTVKNITDYGAFIDLDGLDGLLHITDMSWGRISHPSEMLKVGEEINVIIIEIDRDRERVSLGLKQTTSNPWEHIEAKFPIGAHVHGKVVNLVPYGAFIELEQGVEGLVHVTELSWTKRITKPSEVLRIGDEVDAVVLGIQKDEQKISLGIRQLETNPWEMAKHNYPAGARVRGKVRSLTTYGAFVELEEGIDGMIHVSDMSWTRKINNPSEVLKKGDEIEAIVLDVDPSQQRISLGVKQLHEDPWSNIEKNFKVGDIVSGKVAKITAYGAFIELKNDIDGLVHISQIGEEHIEKIKDVLSVGQEVTARVIKIDRDERRIGLSIKAASYNTDQLAREIVAYDKIKQDELTSLSDAFDIVEKNQGE from the coding sequence ATGGAAAAACTGCTCAAACAGAGCGGAATCGGAGCCCTAAAAGAGGGATCCATAATCAAAGGAACAATCACAGAAATTCGCCCAAACGAAGTCGTTATTGATATCGGTGCCAAATCAGAGGGTATCATCCCTGCGCACGAATTCATCGACACAAGCGAATTATCCATCGGTTCCGATGTCGAAGTGTTCTTGGAAAAGATTGAAAACAAAGACGGTTATCCCGTTATTTCTTTCGATAAGGCAGAACAGAAAAAGAATTGGGAGAATATCCTTAATAAATGCCAAGAGGGTACCATTATCCCCGGCCGCATTAAAAGCAAGGTCAAGGGCGGCTTAATCGTCAGCATCGGCGTAGACGCTTTCCTTCCTGCTTCTCAAATCGATATCCAACCTCCCAAGAATCTGGATCAATACGTCGGCCAAACGTACGACTTTAAAATCCTTAAGATCAATCTTGATCGCAAAAATATCGTCGTTTCCCGTCGTGAGCTCATCGAAGAGCAACGTCAGGTCAAACGTCGTAAGCTTCTCGATGAAGTTAAAGTGGGTGAAACTTGCCGTGGTACCGTTAAGAACATCACTGACTACGGTGCGTTTATCGATCTCGATGGCCTCGATGGTCTCCTCCATATCACAGATATGAGCTGGGGTCGTATCTCTCACCCAAGTGAAATGCTTAAGGTGGGCGAAGAAATCAACGTCATTATCATCGAAATCGACCGCGATCGCGAGCGCGTTTCCCTCGGTCTTAAACAAACCACTTCCAATCCATGGGAGCACATCGAAGCGAAATTCCCAATTGGTGCGCATGTACACGGTAAAGTCGTTAACCTTGTTCCTTATGGCGCGTTCATCGAGCTCGAACAAGGCGTTGAGGGTCTCGTACACGTTACAGAACTTTCCTGGACAAAGCGCATCACTAAACCAAGCGAAGTCCTTCGCATTGGTGACGAAGTGGACGCTGTCGTCCTCGGTATCCAAAAGGATGAGCAAAAGATCTCCCTTGGTATCCGTCAACTTGAAACAAACCCATGGGAAATGGCAAAACACAACTACCCAGCAGGTGCCCGTGTTCGCGGTAAAGTCCGCAGCCTAACTACCTACGGTGCGTTCGTTGAACTCGAAGAAGGTATCGATGGTATGATCCACGTCTCCGATATGAGCTGGACTCGTAAGATCAACAATCCAAGTGAAGTCCTCAAGAAGGGTGACGAAATTGAAGCGATCGTCCTAGACGTAGATCCTTCTCAACAACGTATCTCTCTTGGTGTTAAACAACTCCACGAAGATCCTTGGTCAAACATCGAAAAGAACTTCAAGGTCGGTGATATCGTTTCCGGTAAGGTCGCTAAGATCACTGCCTATGGCGCTTTCATTGAATTGAAAAATGATATCGATGGCCTTGTCCACATCAGCCAAATCGGTGAAGAACACATTGAAAAGATCAAAGATGTTCTCAGCGTTGGCCAAGAAGTGACAGCCCGTGTTATCAAGATCGACAGAGATGAACGCCGTATCGGCCTCTCCATCAAGGCTGCTTCTTACAATACCGATCAGCTCGCTCGTGAAATCGTTGCTTATGACAAAATTAAGCAAGACGAACTCACAAGCCTCAGCGATGCTTTCGATATCGTAGAGAAGAACCAAGGAGAATAA
- a CDS encoding sodium:calcium symporter has protein sequence MSKESWNTRIGVIMAVAAGSVGLGNFLRFPGQVAQFGGGAFMIAYFVSFIIIGLPIGWAEWTIGRHGGRRGFFACPGIFSTIWKNRLAKYFGVIGTVVAIGIFSYYIYVQAWCLGYAANFLAGKINFTDVDSASAFWANFVGAANNGAVTHWGIDSFGLYVVITFSVNIIIICKGLSKGIEFFTTRAIPTLIFLAIILLIRVLTLGTPVAENPQYNVNNGLGFMWNPTKLFLQTVDPSDNSLISTNQIIGDTELANAERLVQNNPEHYQFKKETVVDQLKKPRLWLAAGGQIFFSLCIGAGVILVYASYMKENDDVVLSNLTSMSANEFCEVGLGGLITIPAAYAFFGAAGVAGQGIFALGFNVLPMVFKEMPMGHLFGFLFFFLLFLASISGTLAMLQAALSFLRETITPGRKRSLGLLTIIAAAAALVICWFTKDLKAMDTVDFWVTNVLMFLMAGFEVILFGWILGIDKALAEANRGAAFPVPRIFRFIIKYVTPLFLLTVFLFWLILDVFGAGGTGIDYHIVDLFGSSTQKPNMVAWMGIGILIGLILLLSIIVSRVKKYNNIHD, from the coding sequence ATGAGTAAAGAAAGCTGGAACACTCGCATAGGCGTTATTATGGCAGTTGCCGCCGGTTCAGTGGGCCTGGGCAACTTCCTTCGTTTTCCTGGCCAGGTTGCCCAATTCGGGGGCGGTGCGTTTATGATCGCCTACTTTGTCTCATTCATCATCATCGGCTTACCCATCGGCTGGGCTGAGTGGACAATTGGGCGCCACGGAGGTCGTAGAGGTTTTTTTGCCTGCCCTGGCATATTCTCGACCATATGGAAGAATCGTTTAGCTAAATACTTCGGGGTCATCGGCACCGTAGTCGCTATCGGCATTTTCTCTTACTATATATATGTGCAAGCCTGGTGCTTGGGATACGCCGCTAACTTTCTCGCCGGCAAAATCAATTTTACAGATGTCGACTCCGCTTCAGCATTCTGGGCAAACTTCGTAGGCGCGGCTAATAACGGTGCCGTCACCCACTGGGGTATAGATTCTTTCGGTCTATATGTTGTCATCACATTTTCCGTTAATATTATCATCATCTGTAAGGGGCTTTCCAAGGGCATAGAATTCTTCACCACGAGAGCTATCCCTACGCTCATCTTTCTAGCCATTATATTATTAATAAGAGTACTGACGCTAGGTACTCCAGTCGCAGAAAACCCGCAATACAATGTTAACAACGGCCTTGGCTTCATGTGGAATCCCACCAAGCTATTTCTGCAAACAGTTGATCCATCAGACAACTCGCTGATCAGCACAAACCAGATCATTGGCGACACCGAGTTAGCAAACGCCGAGCGTCTGGTTCAAAACAACCCAGAGCACTACCAATTTAAAAAGGAAACGGTAGTCGACCAACTCAAAAAGCCTAGACTCTGGCTAGCTGCTGGAGGGCAAATATTTTTCTCACTCTGCATCGGTGCGGGAGTAATCCTGGTCTACGCCAGTTACATGAAGGAAAACGATGATGTCGTATTAAGTAACCTCACTTCCATGAGCGCTAATGAATTTTGCGAAGTAGGCCTCGGGGGGCTGATCACCATTCCCGCCGCATATGCTTTCTTCGGTGCCGCCGGGGTCGCCGGGCAAGGTATCTTTGCGCTCGGGTTCAATGTCCTGCCGATGGTTTTTAAGGAAATGCCCATGGGCCACTTATTCGGTTTCCTCTTCTTCTTCTTACTTTTCTTGGCCTCTATTTCCGGCACCCTCGCTATGCTCCAGGCTGCGTTATCTTTCCTTAGAGAAACCATTACGCCAGGCCGCAAGCGTTCACTAGGCCTGCTAACAATAATCGCCGCTGCTGCCGCTCTGGTAATATGCTGGTTTACTAAAGATTTAAAGGCGATGGACACCGTAGATTTCTGGGTAACAAACGTCCTAATGTTCCTCATGGCGGGCTTCGAGGTCATTCTCTTCGGCTGGATCCTCGGCATAGATAAGGCTCTAGCCGAAGCAAATCGTGGCGCGGCTTTCCCAGTCCCTAGAATTTTCCGTTTTATTATAAAATATGTTACTCCTCTGTTTTTATTAACCGTTTTCCTCTTCTGGCTAATATTAGACGTATTTGGAGCAGGTGGCACGGGAATAGACTACCATATCGTAGATCTCTTTGGCAGCAGCACTCAAAAACCTAACATGGTTGCTTGGATGGGTATAGGTATACTCATCGGCCTCATTCTCTTGCTTTCCATCATCGTCTCCAGAGTAAAAAAATATAATAATATACACGATTAA
- a CDS encoding DNA primase yields the protein MSFFKRSCLEEIKLKVSIVDVVAPYVTLKQTGSYFKGLSPFNHEKTPSFFVHPDKNFFKCYSSGNSGDIFRFIQLKENLAFPEAVEVLANRFNIPLEYEDGQDKESMSERKELFDIHEIAAEHYRKAFLADTKEGAWIRNYWEKDRSFLLNTAKEYGVGYAPLDGRDLLNELLEKKFSKEALTSCGLFYTGKGNNRPENWHPRFQGRLMISIKDIQGRVIAFTGRALEITPEKDPARDAKYINSPETPLFSKSHVLFGLDNARQHIAQENHFLLVEGQLDAIRCWEKGLKTAVAPQGTSITMEQMGLLRRYASNITCFLDGDRAGKKAALRMLPMAIKAGLDVQFLPLKEQEDPDAFLSSYPKDDIKAYLEKSVISAMTFAIGMYFPKDRTLTSREKTDGIEQLFEIITCTNSAIMQDEYLDEIYRLTHINRQTLQADFQTFKRNKKIQNEPENALYTTAKEVINTDSGNNEKLTTVEYQLLLLILNQEEIAKKIAEVVNPDWIMSSDLYGTLLRRVLAEIREGEWDGSDKMNDLLENDAERDIIYSLLLDDLPFDEPKRTANMCIKQLYKQYIHARRDQLDQRIANLGNGEQEEVINLQNERVKLRKALSAAPAIK from the coding sequence AGCTAAAGGTGTCCATCGTGGACGTTGTGGCTCCCTATGTGACCCTGAAGCAGACCGGGAGTTATTTTAAGGGATTGAGCCCCTTTAACCACGAGAAGACCCCCTCCTTTTTTGTGCACCCCGACAAGAACTTTTTCAAATGCTATAGCAGCGGGAACTCCGGGGATATCTTTCGGTTTATCCAGTTAAAAGAAAATTTGGCATTTCCCGAAGCGGTGGAAGTGTTGGCCAACCGCTTTAATATACCCCTGGAGTATGAAGACGGTCAGGATAAAGAAAGCATGTCTGAGCGTAAAGAGCTATTTGACATACACGAGATAGCCGCGGAGCATTATCGAAAAGCATTTTTAGCAGACACAAAAGAAGGTGCCTGGATAAGAAATTATTGGGAAAAAGACCGTAGTTTTTTATTGAATACAGCAAAAGAATACGGTGTTGGGTATGCGCCCCTGGATGGTCGTGATTTATTAAATGAGCTATTGGAAAAAAAGTTCTCGAAAGAAGCATTAACATCCTGCGGATTATTTTATACCGGAAAAGGGAACAATCGTCCTGAGAACTGGCACCCCAGATTTCAAGGACGGCTCATGATCTCTATAAAAGACATACAAGGGAGAGTGATAGCGTTTACCGGAAGGGCACTTGAAATTACCCCTGAAAAAGACCCCGCTAGAGATGCGAAGTATATAAACTCCCCCGAGACGCCCCTATTTTCGAAAAGCCATGTATTATTTGGCCTAGATAATGCCCGACAGCACATAGCCCAAGAGAACCATTTTTTATTAGTAGAAGGACAATTGGACGCGATACGATGTTGGGAAAAAGGCTTAAAGACAGCCGTTGCGCCCCAAGGAACCAGTATCACAATGGAGCAGATGGGCTTACTCAGACGATACGCGTCTAACATAACCTGTTTTCTAGACGGTGACCGAGCGGGTAAAAAAGCAGCCCTCAGGATGTTGCCCATGGCCATCAAAGCAGGCCTGGATGTTCAATTTTTGCCCTTAAAAGAACAAGAAGATCCAGATGCGTTTCTAAGCAGTTACCCAAAAGACGACATAAAGGCATACCTGGAAAAATCAGTTATCAGTGCGATGACCTTTGCTATTGGCATGTATTTCCCGAAAGACAGGACATTAACCTCAAGAGAGAAAACAGACGGAATAGAACAGTTATTCGAGATTATTACCTGTACGAATTCCGCTATCATGCAAGATGAGTATTTGGATGAAATATATAGGTTAACCCATATTAATAGGCAGACCCTGCAAGCGGACTTTCAGACATTTAAAAGAAATAAAAAGATCCAAAACGAGCCAGAAAATGCGTTATACACAACGGCGAAAGAAGTCATAAACACAGATTCCGGGAATAATGAGAAGTTGACAACCGTTGAGTATCAACTACTATTATTGATTTTGAACCAGGAAGAAATAGCTAAAAAAATAGCCGAGGTAGTGAATCCTGACTGGATAATGTCGAGTGACCTGTACGGGACCCTACTGAGACGGGTTTTGGCAGAAATTCGGGAAGGCGAATGGGACGGATCAGATAAAATGAATGATTTACTTGAAAATGACGCAGAAAGAGATATAATTTATTCATTATTGTTAGACGATCTCCCCTTTGATGAACCAAAAAGAACAGCAAACATGTGTATTAAACAACTGTATAAACAGTATATTCATGCGCGGCGTGACCAGCTTGACCAACGGATTGCAAATTTGGGTAATGGGGAACAAGAGGAAGTTATTAATTTACAGAATGAGCGTGTAAAGTTGAGGAAGGCGTTATCTGCGGCACCGGCAATTAAATAA
- a CDS encoding tRNA guanosine(34) transglycosylase Tgt: MPEYSNFKFEIQNRDSESKARYGVLKTPHGDLETPNFIFCATKGAMKSVTTEHLRAAGADIILSNTYHMFVQPGPDLVAKHGGLHKFLNWDKPMLTDSGGFQIFSLGHGGVASEIKGNRQLTSQKMLKKIDEDGAIFRSYVDGTMHRLTPELSIDIQRKLGADIILVLDECTPFHSDRRYTERSMQRSHRWEKRSLEEFIRGDNGAQCLYGIVQGGIYPDLRKESASFVASEDFFGQAIGGSLGGGKEQMFDVVSFTTPYLHPDRPIHLLGIGGIRDIWNGVEQGIDTFDCVHPTRLARHGGALVHPAMGEGKEHINIKNARFKEDLGPIEAGCDCYCCQNFTRAYVHYLFQAKELIGGTLLTIHNIRFMCRLAKTIREAIRNGEFQAVKKTWM, translated from the coding sequence ATGCCAGAGTATTCTAATTTTAAGTTTGAAATACAAAACAGAGATAGCGAGAGCAAGGCGCGTTATGGTGTTTTGAAGACACCGCATGGTGATTTAGAGACACCGAACTTTATCTTTTGCGCGACCAAAGGGGCGATGAAAAGCGTGACAACGGAGCATCTAAGAGCTGCCGGCGCTGATATTATTCTTTCTAACACCTACCACATGTTTGTGCAGCCCGGGCCTGATCTGGTTGCTAAACACGGCGGGTTACATAAGTTTTTGAACTGGGATAAACCCATGTTGACGGACTCTGGCGGCTTTCAGATATTTAGCTTGGGGCACGGCGGTGTAGCCTCTGAGATTAAAGGCAACCGGCAGTTGACTTCTCAGAAAATGCTCAAAAAAATTGACGAAGACGGCGCGATCTTTCGTTCCTATGTAGACGGTACGATGCATCGATTGACGCCAGAGCTGTCTATTGATATACAACGTAAGCTTGGCGCGGATATTATTTTAGTACTAGATGAGTGTACGCCCTTTCACTCGGATCGTAGATATACGGAACGTTCGATGCAGCGAAGCCATCGTTGGGAGAAAAGAAGTTTGGAAGAATTCATTCGTGGGGACAATGGTGCGCAGTGCTTGTACGGGATTGTGCAAGGCGGCATTTATCCTGATTTGAGAAAAGAAAGCGCTTCCTTTGTGGCTAGCGAAGATTTTTTTGGACAAGCTATTGGTGGGAGCCTAGGAGGCGGCAAAGAACAGATGTTTGACGTGGTCTCCTTTACAACGCCATACCTGCACCCGGATCGCCCAATACATTTGCTGGGCATTGGTGGTATTAGAGATATTTGGAATGGGGTGGAACAGGGGATTGATACGTTTGATTGCGTGCACCCGACCCGTTTGGCAAGACATGGGGGTGCTCTCGTACACCCTGCTATGGGAGAAGGTAAAGAGCATATCAATATTAAGAATGCTCGCTTTAAGGAAGATCTAGGGCCGATCGAAGCTGGGTGTGATTGTTATTGCTGCCAGAATTTTACACGAGCTTACGTGCATTACCTGTTTCAGGCAAAAGAGCTGATCGGGGGGACGTTGCTGACGATCCATAATATACGCTTTATGTGCCGTTTAGCAAAAACGATACGAGAAGCGATTCGCAATGGGGAGTTTCAGGCCGTTAAGAAGACCTGGATGTAG